The Streptomyces sp. NBC_00224 genome has a window encoding:
- a CDS encoding MFS transporter, whose amino-acid sequence MTSPLNVPSSQERWSPRLWGTLLVLCAAMFLDALDVSMVGVALPSIATDLDLTTSTLQWIVSGYILGYGGLLLLGGRAADLMGRRQVFLIALGVFALASLLGGVVDSGPLLIASRFIKGLSAAFTAPAGLSIITTTFKEGPQRNRALSIYTTCAATGFSMGLVLSGLLTELSWRWTMLLPAPVALIALVAGLKLIPHSDRPEGKRHYDVPGAITGTGSMLLLVYTVVQAPEAGWASARTLLSFLAVAVLLTLFVRIEQRTASPLVRLGVLRSGTQVRTQLGAAAFFGSYVGFQFMVTQYMQSVLDWTALQTALAFLPAGVLVALSSTMIGSVVDRFGTARILAIGFAALVLAYALFLRISLTPQYAAVILPSMLLLGAACALVFPSLNIQATNGVDDSEQGMVSGLLNTSIQVGGAIFLAVVTAVITAGDRGDSPQDLLDSFRPGLMVVTGIALAGLLITLTGLRTKTDRQTLVVAGSAEDAAATQEPAKVAVGD is encoded by the coding sequence ATGACCTCTCCGCTCAACGTCCCGTCCAGCCAAGAGCGTTGGAGCCCCCGGCTGTGGGGCACCCTGCTGGTGCTCTGCGCCGCGATGTTCCTCGACGCTCTCGACGTCTCCATGGTCGGCGTCGCCCTGCCCTCGATCGCGACCGATCTGGACCTCACCACCTCGACGCTCCAGTGGATCGTCAGCGGCTACATCCTGGGCTACGGCGGCCTGCTGCTCCTCGGCGGCCGCGCGGCCGACCTGATGGGCCGCCGTCAGGTGTTCCTCATCGCGCTCGGCGTCTTCGCGCTGGCCTCACTGCTCGGCGGGGTCGTCGACTCCGGGCCGCTGCTGATCGCCAGCCGCTTCATCAAGGGCCTCAGCGCCGCGTTCACCGCGCCCGCCGGTCTCTCGATCATCACCACGACCTTCAAGGAGGGCCCGCAGCGCAACCGCGCGCTCTCCATCTACACCACCTGCGCCGCCACCGGCTTCTCCATGGGCCTGGTCCTGTCCGGGCTGCTCACCGAGCTGAGCTGGCGCTGGACCATGCTGCTCCCGGCGCCGGTCGCCCTGATCGCCCTGGTCGCGGGCCTCAAGCTCATCCCGCACAGCGACCGCCCCGAGGGCAAGCGCCACTACGACGTGCCCGGCGCCATCACCGGCACCGGCTCGATGCTGCTGCTCGTCTACACCGTCGTCCAGGCGCCCGAGGCCGGCTGGGCCTCCGCCCGTACGCTGCTGTCCTTCCTCGCCGTCGCCGTCCTGCTCACCCTGTTCGTACGGATCGAGCAGCGCACCGCGAGCCCGCTCGTCCGGCTCGGCGTGCTGCGCTCCGGCACCCAGGTCCGCACCCAGCTGGGCGCCGCCGCCTTCTTCGGCTCGTACGTCGGCTTCCAGTTCATGGTCACGCAGTACATGCAGTCGGTGCTCGACTGGACCGCGCTCCAGACCGCGCTGGCGTTCCTGCCCGCCGGTGTGCTCGTCGCCCTCTCCTCGACGATGATCGGGTCGGTCGTCGACCGCTTCGGCACCGCGCGCATCCTCGCCATCGGCTTCGCGGCCCTGGTCCTGGCGTACGCCCTGTTCCTGCGCATCAGCCTCACCCCGCAGTACGCCGCGGTCATCCTGCCGTCGATGCTGCTGCTCGGCGCGGCCTGCGCGCTCGTCTTCCCCTCGCTCAACATCCAGGCCACCAACGGTGTGGACGACAGCGAGCAGGGCATGGTCTCGGGTCTGCTCAACACCTCGATCCAGGTGGGCGGCGCGATCTTCCTGGCCGTGGTGACAGCCGTGATCACCGCGGGCGACCGGGGCGACTCGCCGCAGGACCTGCTCGACAGTTTCCGGCCGGGTCTGATGGTGGTGACCGGCATCGCGCTCGCCGGTCTCCTCATCACCCTGACCGGGCTGCGTACCAAGACCGACCGGCAGACGCTGGTCGTCGCGGGATCGGCCGAGGACGCGGCCGCCACCCAGGAGCCCGCGAAGGTCGCCGTCGGCGACTGA